Proteins co-encoded in one Rhodopirellula bahusiensis genomic window:
- a CDS encoding methyltransferase family protein: MPLIEEFERSGIWLFRWRSYLPFVFLPLIFVAAVRYPVIEAHPNLHLAWGIFSVGVSLLGLFVRCHTVGHAADGTSGRNTKQQIAESLNTSGFYSVLRHPLYLGNFLVALGIVLHSLAPWLVAIYVMSFALYYERIMFTEEAFLRQKFGSDFIRWSSRTPAFIPRLKRWRSAELPMNWPKVIRAESAAVAVIAVAFPGVELLMHRVQQGKVAVETSWYFIFAAGVVLYGIARYMKRRYRRYNSRKLGPREAIT, translated from the coding sequence ATGCCCCTCATTGAAGAATTTGAACGATCAGGAATTTGGCTATTCCGCTGGCGTAGCTACCTTCCATTCGTGTTCCTACCGCTAATTTTTGTTGCTGCCGTACGCTACCCAGTGATCGAGGCCCATCCGAATCTGCATCTGGCTTGGGGCATTTTCAGCGTGGGAGTTTCGTTGCTTGGTTTGTTCGTGCGCTGTCATACGGTCGGACATGCCGCCGACGGCACGTCGGGACGAAACACGAAGCAGCAGATCGCCGAATCGCTGAATACGTCTGGATTCTACTCGGTGCTGCGACACCCGCTGTATCTAGGCAACTTCCTGGTTGCCTTGGGGATCGTGCTGCATTCCCTGGCACCTTGGCTCGTCGCAATCTACGTGATGTCGTTCGCATTGTATTACGAGCGGATCATGTTCACGGAAGAAGCATTTCTTCGGCAGAAGTTTGGAAGCGATTTCATTCGATGGTCGAGCAGAACACCGGCATTCATTCCGCGACTCAAGCGGTGGCGGAGCGCGGAACTGCCCATGAATTGGCCCAAGGTGATCCGCGCCGAATCAGCCGCCGTTGCCGTCATTGCTGTAGCCTTTCCGGGCGTGGAACTGCTCATGCACCGAGTCCAGCAGGGCAAAGTCGCCGTTGAAACCTCGTGGTATTTCATTTTCGCTGCGGGTGTAGTGTTGTACGGTATCGCCCGCTACATGAAACGCCGGTATCGACGATACAACTCACGCAAGCTCGGACCACGGGAGGCGATAACGTGA